The sequence CAGCGGCGTGAAGGCGTCCGACCCCCATGCTTCGGCGGTGAAGACCGTCTCGAACCCGGCCTCCTCGGCCGCGGCGACCAGTTCAGGAGCGTTCGCGGGCGGATGCGCGCCCCAATATCCGAGTTGTAGACCCAGCTTCATTTAGATCGCCTTCCTAGGCCTTTCCGCGGTCGCTTGAAACCGCTCTTAGAACCTGTTCTACTCGATGCCGTGACCACCAGCCAAAGCAGCCCGGTGCAGATCGACAGCCATCAGCCGCCCCTCTCGGCGCCATTGAGGCTCTCATTCGACTACACCCGTTCAGTGGGACCGCTCCTGAGTCAGTTCTTCACCGCCCTGCGCGGACGACGCATTGTCGGCGTGCGCGGTTCGGACGGGCGGGTGCTTGTTCCGCCCGCTGAGTATGACCCCGTGACCTACGAACCGTTGACCGAGGTCGTGCCGGTGTCCGCGGTCGGGACGGTGGTGTCGTGGACATGGCAGGCCGGCCCACTGGAAGGCCAGCCGCTGGATCGGCCGTTCGCCTGGGCGCTGATCAAACTCGACGGCGCCGACACCCCGCTGCTGCACGCCGTCGACGCGGGGTCGTCGGACGCGATCAGCACCGGCGCACGCGTGGCCGCGCATTGGATCGACGAACCGGTCGGCGCTGTCACCGACATCGCCTACTTCTCGCTCGGGGATGAAGAAGAGCCGACCGTCGAGACCTCCGACGACCTCGAGCCGGTGACCATTCAGGTGTCGCCGAGCAGCATCGAGATCCAGCACACCGCATCCCTTCCCGAGACCGCCTACCTCAAGGCGCTCAAGGAGGGCAAGCTGCTCGGCGCCCGCACCGGGCCCAACGGCAAGCTGTACTTTCCCGCGAGGGAAGCCGACCCCGCGACGGGCAAGGTCCTCGACGAGTTCGTCGAGCTGCCGGACAAGGGCACCGTCACGACGTTCGCGATCATCAACATCCCGTTCGCGGGTCAGCGGATCAAGCCGCCCTACGTCGCCGCCTACGTACTCCTCGACGGCGCGGATATCCCTTTCCTCCATCTGGTCTCCGACATCGATGCGGCCGACGTGCGGATGGGCATGCGGGTCGAAGCGGTCTGGAGGCCACGCGAGGAATGGGATTTCGGCATCGACAACATCGAGTACTTCCGGCCGAGCGGCGAACCGGACGCCGACTACGACACCTACAAGCACCACCTCTGAGAGGCACTGACCGTGACTGACGTTGCTGTGGTGGGCTTCGCCCACGCCCCGCACGTGCGCCGCACCGAAGGCACCACCAACGGCGTCGAGATGCTGATGCCGTGCTTCGCATCGATCTATCAGGAGCTGGGCCTGGCGCAGACGGACATCGGCTTCTGGTGCTCCGGTTCGTCGGATTATCTTGCCGGACGCGCATTTTCGTTCATCTCGGCGATCGACTCGATCGGAGCGGTGCCGCCGATCAACGAGTCGCATGTCGAGATGGACGCCGCGTGGGCCCTCTACGAGGCCTACATCAAGATCCTGACCGGCCAGGTCGAGACCGCGCTGGTGTACGGGTTCGGCAAGTCGTCGGCGGGCACATTGCGCCGCGTGCTCGCACTGCAGACCGACCCGTACACGGTCGCTCCGCTGTGGCCTGATTCGGTGTCGATGGCCGGGTTGCAGGCCCGCTTCGGCCTCGACGCGGGTAAGTGGACGGCCGAACAGATGGCCCAGGTGGCGCTCGACTCGTTCGCCGCCGCAGACCGCACCGATTCGGAGAAGCCGGCCAAATCGATCGACGAACTGCTGGCCCGACCGTTCTTCGCCGATCCATTGCGGCGCCACGATATCGCCCCGATCACCGATGGCGCATCGGCGATCGTGCTGGCATCCGGCGACAAGGCTCGTGAGCTGCGCGAGAACCCCGCGTGGATCACCGGTATCGAGCACCGCATCGAAACGCCCGTGCTGGGCGCACGGGACCTGACGAGCTCACCGTCGACGGAAGCGTCGGCCACGGTGGCCACGGGCGGTGACCCGGGGTCGATCGAGGTGGCCGAGATCTATGCGCCCTTCACCCATCAGCAGCTGATTCTGACCGAGGCGATCGGCCTTCCGGCGTCTACGAAGGTCAATCCGTCGGGGGGGACCCTTGCGGCCAACCCCATGTTCTCGGCAGGCCTCGAGCGCATCGGCTTTGCCGCCCAGCACATCTGGAACGGCTCAGCGGGCCGGGTGTTGGCCCATG is a genomic window of Mycobacterium sp. ITM-2016-00318 containing:
- a CDS encoding thiolase domain-containing protein is translated as MTVTDVAVVGFAHAPHVRRTEGTTNGVEMLMPCFASIYQELGLAQTDIGFWCSGSSDYLAGRAFSFISAIDSIGAVPPINESHVEMDAAWALYEAYIKILTGQVETALVYGFGKSSAGTLRRVLALQTDPYTVAPLWPDSVSMAGLQARFGLDAGKWTAEQMAQVALDSFAAADRTDSEKPAKSIDELLARPFFADPLRRHDIAPITDGASAIVLASGDKARELRENPAWITGIEHRIETPVLGARDLTSSPSTEASATVATGGDPGSIEVAEIYAPFTHQQLILTEAIGLPASTKVNPSGGTLAANPMFSAGLERIGFAAQHIWNGSAGRVLAHATSGPVLQQNLVAVLEGKQS
- a CDS encoding Zn-ribbon domain-containing OB-fold protein, which codes for MTTSQSSPVQIDSHQPPLSAPLRLSFDYTRSVGPLLSQFFTALRGRRIVGVRGSDGRVLVPPAEYDPVTYEPLTEVVPVSAVGTVVSWTWQAGPLEGQPLDRPFAWALIKLDGADTPLLHAVDAGSSDAISTGARVAAHWIDEPVGAVTDIAYFSLGDEEEPTVETSDDLEPVTIQVSPSSIEIQHTASLPETAYLKALKEGKLLGARTGPNGKLYFPAREADPATGKVLDEFVELPDKGTVTTFAIINIPFAGQRIKPPYVAAYVLLDGADIPFLHLVSDIDAADVRMGMRVEAVWRPREEWDFGIDNIEYFRPSGEPDADYDTYKHHL